ACGCAGAGGTGAAATAATGAGGGCAACTGAGCTCAAGTCGTTTCGTTATGGTGCTACTGAACCGTAGGTGATCACCCTTTTCTGACATTGTCTATGGTTCAGCAAGAAAGCAAAGTTGATATTTTACCTGTCGTTGTTGACAGCAAGATTGAACAGAGCCATTGTACAAACCTCCTGAGATCGCACATCTTCTCTGAAGATAGCCATCTTCAGAAAATGGATAAGTGgttcggtaattccattagcaCCAGCATAGTCCCTAAGTTCATCGTCATTCTTCAACAGCAGCCTGATCTGCTCAACCAGCTTATGTTGCTCATTTGTATTATCACTGCTGTTCTTGTTCAACACATGAAGCCACTCTTCACATATCTCAGGCACGGTCTCTTTGGAGTTCTGATGAGAGCATTTCATCAGAGAGTCCTCAATTTCACATATCTCAGATGTGGCCTTGTCGGAGTTCTCATGAGAGCACTTCTCTGGAGAGACTTCATCTACATGAATCTTGGATGTGGCTTCACTGGAGTTCTGTCGAGAGAATTTCTCTACAATAACTGCAATGTCTGACTTGGCGTCATCCTTTGCACTTGTGTCTTCAAACAAAACCGTGCTAACACCATTAGTTACCAGACATGTGCTACTTTTCAGGGACGAAATCCTCAAATATTTTAGCTTGGGAGATTCAGGCGGTGCAGAGGGAACTAGAACCCCATTCTGTTCACACCAAGATGCTATCAGACCCTTAATGCAGTAATTGGGTGTCATCGAGAGGTGGGGCAACTGTTTGCGGGTTTTCGGGCAGGTTGTGTTCCCACTGTCAAACCATTTCTCAATGCAAGCTCGTTCATATGTTTGACCAGATGCGATAACAACAGGATCATACATGAGCTGCAAGGAGATCGGGCACCTCAATTCCTCAGCTGGCAATGGCATGCTCCCTGATAACCCTTTAATCTGTTTCAAATTGAAGGAGccaacccttggaagttgtctcTCAAGTGCCTGACAATTTCCATGGAGATCAACCGAGCTGGACAGTGAACGATGGAGACCGATCGAGCTGGACAGTGAGCTGGAGGAACAAGAAGGGCTTGAGCACTGAGAGTTGGTGCTATCTGTTATTTCACTCTTAAATATGTTTCGGTATTTCCTCATGAGGTGAAGTAGGTAGGACGCAATTGATTCCTTTTTCAAGTCCTCCTCTGCATGGGCTCTCTCAAGCAGCTTCCTAAGTGCTCTTCTTTCAGTAAGAGCTGCTGTAGATGATGCAATACCGGCCCGGAAAGCAGTTTGACGGAAAAATTCAAGTTCATTCTCATCTAGGAATCCATTGAGTTTTGATTCATTCTGGATTAGATGATTCACTTCGTCACCTATTTGCTTTTCTGACTGGTCCAAGGCAAAAACAACTTTATCCAGCTCTTGTGCAATCTGAGTGATCTGCAATTCCATGAGAAAAGAATATCCAAGTTAAATCAAGATGAAACATTTAATGGCTGTATCATGCACCAGTAAACTCTTCATCAATAAGGAGACCATATTGAAGGTATTAAGGTTCTGAAAAACACTGAAAATATGCTGAGACTACAGTAGTTTTTGGATCCTTACAATAGAGGAATACTGTAAAACTGTATTCCCCTTAGAATGAACAAAGCCATTAGGACCCATTAGTATCTGTAGCAGAAGTCCTAGATATATGGTTCAACAAAATAGCTGGCAAAATCAAATTTATGCAAGATCATGGACAACCTTAGAACCGATGGCTTCTGGAATAGTTTCTTCCACTTGGTGAAGACTTTCCAGAAGTGCTTGTCTTGAATTCTCAAATTTTGTTAGAACGGATTCTGCTGTAGCAGCCTGCAACGCAGTATTAAGTAAACACACATTGTATTTAATAAGCAAATGTTCGTCAAAACTTGTTCTCTTCCATGAAGGACAGCTAGCAAATTTACCAAGCACTTATATCGTTATACAACTAATAACCTTTGGTTATACGATTTGCTAAAATAATTCATGTGTTCATCCTATATCACATTATCACTTCACGAACTAAGAAAATATATAACACGTTCATAGATACGAAGATTATATAGGATTATTTACCAAATAAAGCTTGCTACACTCTGAACAATACTGCAGTAAATTCTTGGCTTTCTCAGCAGCTATGCTCAAGGAACTCAATGCCAGGAGTCGAGAGCTGCATCTTGGTCTTGTAGTCTCAAGGGAAGGAATGGCATCCAAAACTTCATGGACTACTGTGTAAAGTTGGTTGCACAGTGCCCCATGTAGCTGCAAAAAGGGCAAAGAACAATCCAACTTACTCTACCCTCCTAATACCTTACATTATTAAGTAAGAAAAAGATATGTTTAGAGGAAACATCAGGAAATAGAAGAAAATAAGGGAAAGATATATGGTCCTCTTATCTATCACACTTATGGACTTATTGTTTGATAGTATTCACGTAAGAACATTCAATAAGATTGATCCAAAGTTTTGGTCTAAATATTAGTAATACTTAATAGGGTGCACTTGTTTTCTCAAAACTGAAGTGACTTAAATAAACAAACATCACAAGCAGTAGAATGGAAGTGTATCTGTGTCATGTAAAGTCCCTATGCATAAAAACAGTCACAAGCAACAGGATTCCAATCACACCAACATTGCAGCATTATCACCATTAGATTAAATGAGAGATCAAATGGATTACCTTCCAATTGCCACCAGAAATAAAGTCCCCGTCGACCTCAAGTCTCTCCATGGTATTCTATTAGTTAAATTTCA
This sequence is a window from Panicum virgatum strain AP13 chromosome 7K, P.virgatum_v5, whole genome shotgun sequence. Protein-coding genes within it:
- the LOC120641316 gene encoding U-box domain-containing protein 6-like isoform X1 produces the protein MERLEVDGDFISGGNWKLHGALCNQLYTVVHEVLDAIPSLETTRPRCSSRLLALSSLSIAAEKAKNLLQYCSECSKLYLAATAESVLTKFENSRQALLESLHQVEETIPEAIGSKITQIAQELDKVVFALDQSEKQIGDEVNHLIQNESKLNGFLDENELEFFRQTAFRAGIASSTAALTERRALRKLLERAHAEEDLKKESIASYLLHLMRKYRNIFKSEITDSTNSQCSSPSCSSSSLSSSIGLHRSLSSSVDLHGNCQALERQLPRVGSFNLKQIKGLSGSMPLPAEELRCPISLQLMYDPVVIASGQTYERACIEKWFDSGNTTCPKTRKQLPHLSMTPNYCIKGLIASWCEQNGVLVPSAPPESPKLKYLRISSLKSSTCLVTNGVSTVLFEDTSAKDDAKSDIAVIVEKFSRQNSSEATSKIHVDEVSPEKCSHENSDKATSEICEIEDSLMKCSHQNSKETVPEICEEWLHVLNKNSSDNTNEQHKLVEQIRLLLKNDDELRDYAGANGITEPLIHFLKMAIFREDVRSQEVCTMALFNLAVNNDRNKRQLLSAGVIPLIEQMIQKPETCEAAIAMYLNLSCISEAQAIIGLSDAIPFLIGGLREDGSRSDTCRLDALLTLYNLSLHAPNVPVLMASGIIESLRSVLAPSSSWTDKALAVLLNLALTRVGKMEIAADAAMVGAIVLILDNGEPVEMEKAVSCLYVICSGDEGSSQTVLQEGVIPALVSVTANGTARARDKAQRLLRLFREQRQRELEEMQPRVQLHEVASQAAAAQQQQQAEEEEEMVLAVTPAAPSKASGKKPRLRRSGSRRFTKAFTCLLKKWSFR
- the LOC120641316 gene encoding U-box domain-containing protein 6-like isoform X2, which produces MERLEVDGDFISGGNWKAATAESVLTKFENSRQALLESLHQVEETIPEAIGSKITQIAQELDKVVFALDQSEKQIGDEVNHLIQNESKLNGFLDENELEFFRQTAFRAGIASSTAALTERRALRKLLERAHAEEDLKKESIASYLLHLMRKYRNIFKSEITDSTNSQCSSPSCSSSSLSSSIGLHRSLSSSVDLHGNCQALERQLPRVGSFNLKQIKGLSGSMPLPAEELRCPISLQLMYDPVVIASGQTYERACIEKWFDSGNTTCPKTRKQLPHLSMTPNYCIKGLIASWCEQNGVLVPSAPPESPKLKYLRISSLKSSTCLVTNGVSTVLFEDTSAKDDAKSDIAVIVEKFSRQNSSEATSKIHVDEVSPEKCSHENSDKATSEICEIEDSLMKCSHQNSKETVPEICEEWLHVLNKNSSDNTNEQHKLVEQIRLLLKNDDELRDYAGANGITEPLIHFLKMAIFREDVRSQEVCTMALFNLAVNNDRNKRQLLSAGVIPLIEQMIQKPETCEAAIAMYLNLSCISEAQAIIGLSDAIPFLIGGLREDGSRSDTCRLDALLTLYNLSLHAPNVPVLMASGIIESLRSVLAPSSSWTDKALAVLLNLALTRVGKMEIAADAAMVGAIVLILDNGEPVEMEKAVSCLYVICSGDEGSSQTVLQEGVIPALVSVTANGTARARDKAQRLLRLFREQRQRELEEMQPRVQLHEVASQAAAAQQQQQAEEEEEMVLAVTPAAPSKASGKKPRLRRSGSRRFTKAFTCLLKKWSFR